From the Solanum lycopersicum chromosome 10, SLM_r2.1 genome, one window contains:
- the LOC101260590 gene encoding subtilisin-like protease: protein MDLKFISTILCFVLLHSSKTFGDHFTNQSDLETYIVYLESPDQLFSNSKDLLLWHQSFLPTNSNHSSRILYSYRHVFNGFAAMLSSDEVKEMEKKPGFLSARPDRLFQLHSTHSPSFLGLHQNVGLWNASNSGKGVIIGILDSGIDPQHPSFNDNGMPNPPLKWKGKCEFNVTNCNKKLIGARNFVQPGEFPIDEYGHGTHTSSTAAGNFVDGANFYGNANGTAVGIAPRAHVAMYKVCGGILCRVWMILVGIDVAIEDGVDIIVVPFGLGHPPFYDDAIAISTYSAMEKGIFVSCSAGNKGPDSGTVMNGAPWILTVGASTTDRKISAVAVLGNGSEYEGESAFQPTNFSRKLLPLVNGEDCESLNRSNVKGKIVLCYISVHPSRYSKGARVKNAGGAGMILINKKNRGSTTFSDYYVVPTAQVGYNDGQEIINYVKSTSTPVGTISFRGTTFGDKHAPTVTYYSSRGPFMPSQGILKPDIIGPGLNILAAWSIPKEGQIFHILSGTSISCPLLAGVAALLKSAHPDWSPAAIKSAIMTTADIINLRNDPIQDETLEPADLLTIGSGHVNPSRANDPGLVYDIQPEDYFPYLCGLNYTDDQISLIVSKKVHCTTSIPQSELNYPSFSIPTKSSPQTYTRTVTNVGEASSSYTVKVFGLKGVEVTVQPKILKFTALNQKASYNVTVKSLDVTGHSQGYIIWSSDRHSVRSPIKVFPHISVM, encoded by the coding sequence ATGGATCTGAAATTCATCTCTACCATTCTCTGCTTTGTCCTGCTTCATTCATCAAAAACATTTGGTGATCATTTCACTAATCAAAGTGATTTAGAAACTTATATAGTATATCTTGAATCTCCTGATCaacttttctcaaattcaaaaGATTTACTTCTCTGGCATCAATCATTTTTGCCAACAAATTCGAATCACTCATCGCGCATTTTGTATTCTTATCGTCATGTGTTCAATGGTTTTGCTGCTATGTTGTCATCGGACGAAGTGAAAGAAATGGAAAAGAAGCCCGGTTTCTTGTCAGCACGTCCTGACCGATTATTTCAGTTGCACTCCACACACAGTCCAAGTTTTCTAGGCTTGCACCAGAATGTTGGTTTGTGGAATGCATCAAATTCAGGTAAAGGTGTGATTATCGGTATATTAGATAGTGGAATTGATCCTCAACATCCTTCATTTAATGATAATGGGATGCCTAATCCCCCACTTAAATGGAAAGGTAAATGTGAGTTTAATGTTACAAATTGTAATAAGAAGCTTATTGGAGCAAGAAATTTTGTGCAACCGGGTGAGTTTCCTATAGATGAATACGGCCACGGGACACATACTTCAAGCACAGCTGCGGGGAACTTTGTGGATGGTGCCAATTTTTATGGTAATGCTAATGGCACCGCTGTTGGCATTGCGCCCCGAGCCCATGTGGCCATGTACAAAGTCTGTGGGGGAATTTTGTGTAGAGTATGGATGATTTTAGTTGGTATTGATGTTGCAATTGAAGACGGTGTGGATATCATTGTCGTTCCATTCGGGTTAGGACATCCGCCTTTTTATGATGACGCTATAGCTATTAGCACGTATAGCGCAATGGAGAAAGGGATTTTTGTAAGTTGCTCTGCAGGAAATAAAGGACCAGATAGTGGTACTGTGATGAACGGGGCCCCGTGGATTCTCACAGTTGGTGCTAGCACAACAGATAGAAAGATAAGTGCGGTTGCAGTTTTGGGTAATGGATCTGAGTATGAAGGTGAATCAGCCTTCCAACCAACAAATTTTTCTCGAAAATTGTTACCACTTGTGAACGGTGAGGATTGTGAATCGTTGAATAGAAGCAACGTCAAGGGTAAAATAGTGTTGTGTTATATAAGCGTTCACCCGTCTAGATATTCCAAAGGAGCAAGAGTGAAAAATGCCGGTGGTGCTGGCATGATTCTCATAAACAAAAAGAATCGTGGCTCTACAACATTCTCAGATTATTATGTTGTTCCCACGGCACAGGTTGGTTACAACGATGGACAAGAGATCATAAACTATGTGAAATCAACATCAACACCCGTTGGAACGATATCATTCAGGGGAACAACATTTGGTGACAAGCATGCGCCAACAGTTACTTACTATTCTTCTAGGGGACCATTTATGCCGAGTCAGGGCATACTAAAGCCGGACATTATTGGCCCTGGATTGAATATCCTTGCAGCGTGGTCAATCCCTAAAGAAGGCCAGATATTTCACATCCTTTCTGGAACGTCCATTTCTTGCCCTCTCCTTGCAGGAGTTGCAGCATTGTTAAAGAGCGCACATCCAGATTGGTCCCCGGCTGCAATCAAATCCGCAATCATGACCACAGCTGATATCATCAACCTTCGAAATGATCCAATTCAAGACGAGACACTTGAACCTGCTGATCTACTTACAATAGGATCAGGGCACGTGAATCCATCAAGAGCAAATGATCCAGGACTCGTTTATGACATCCAGCCTGAAGATTACTTCCCATACTTATGTGGCTTGAACTATACAGATGATCAAATCAGTCTCATTGTGAGTAAGAAGGTACATTGTACAACAAGCATACCTCAATCAGAGTTGAACTATCCGTCATTTTCTATTCCTACGAAATCAAGTCCTCAAACTTATACAAGGACTGTGACTAATGTTGGAGAAGCAAGTTCATCTTACACAGTTAAAGTATTTGGGCTCAAAGGCGTCGAGGTGACTGTTCAAcctaaaatcttgaaatttacAGCGTTGAATCAGAAAGCGTCATATAATGTAACAGTTAAGTCATTAGATGTTACAGGTCATTCCCAAGGATACATAATTTGGTCTTCTGATAGGCATTCTGTAAGAAGTCCAATAAAAGTATTTCCCCATATCAGTGTGATGTAA
- the LOC101247482 gene encoding enolase — translation MATIKSIKARQIFDSRGNPTVEVDVYLSNGLWERAAVPSGASTGIYEALELRDGGSEYLGKGVSKAVNNVNSIIGPALIGKDPTDQTGLDNYMVHQLDGTQNEWGWCKQKLGANAILAVSLAVCKAGAAVKKIPLYKHIANLAGNKKLVLPVPAFNVINGGSHAGNKLAMQEFMILPVGASSFKEAMKMGCEVYHHLKAVIKKKYGQDATNVGDEGGFAPNIQENKEGLELLKTAIEKAGYTGKVVIGMDVAASEFYGKDKTYDLNFKEENNNGSQKISGDQLKDLYKSFVSEYPIVSIEDPFDQDDWETYAKLTAEIGQKVQIVGDDLLVTNPKRVAKAISEKTCNALLLKVNQIGSVTESIEAVKMSKQAGWGVMTSHRSGETEDTFIADLAVGLSTGQIKTGAPCRSERLAKYNQLLRIEEELGSDAVYAGASFRAPVEPY, via the exons ATGGCAACTATCAAATCCATCAAGGCTCGTCAGATCTTCGATAGCCGTGGTAATCCAACGGTTGAG GTTGATGTTTATCTGTCAAATGGCCTCTGGGAGAGAGCTGCAGTTCCTAGCGGCGCATCTACAG GAATATATGAAGCCCTTGAATTGAGAGATGGAGGGTCTGAGTACCTTGGGAAAGGTGTTTCAAAG GCTGTAAACAATGTCAACTCAATCATTGGCCCTGCTCTTATTGGCAAG GACCCGACCGATCAGACTGGTCTCGATAACTACATGGTTCATCAACTAGATGGAACTCAAAATGAGTGGGGTTGGTGCAAGCAAAAG CTTGGTGCAAATGCCATCCTTGCTGTGTCACTTGCAGTCTGTAAAGCTGGTGCTGCTGTCAAGAAGATTCCACTTTATAAG CATATTGCCAATTTGGCAGGTAACAAAAAGTTGGTTTTGCCTGTTCCTGCTTTCAACGTCATCAATGGTGGGTCCCATGCTGGAAACAAACTTGCAATGCAG GAATTTATGATTCTTCCTGTTGGAGCTTCTAGTTTTAAGGAGGCCATGAAGATGGGCTGTGAAGTGTATCACCATTTGAAG GCTGTGATTAAGAAGAAATATGGCCAGGATGCAACAAATGTTGGTGATGAGGGTGGTTTCGCTCCTAATATCCAG GAGAACAAGGAGGGTCTTGAATTGCTCAAGACTGCCATCGAAAAAGCAGGTTATACTGGAAAA GTTGTCATCGGAATGGATGTTGCAGCATCTGAATTCTATGGAAAGGACAAAACTTATGATTTGAACTTCAAAGAAGAG AACAACAATGGTTCCCAAAAGATCTCAGGTGACCAGCTCAAAGATTTGTACAAGTCATTTGTGTCTGAGTACCCTATTGTTTCGATAGAAGATCCATTTGACCAAGATGACTGGGAGACCTATGCTAAGCTCACTGCTGAAATTGGGCAGAAAGTACAAATTGTAGGAGATGACCTTCTCGTCACCAATCCTAAG AGAGTGGCCAAGGCAATCAGTGAAAAGACTTGCAATGCCCTTCTTCTTAAG GTTAACCAAATTGGCAGCGTGACTGAGAGTATCGAAGCTGTGAAAATGTCTAAGCAAGCTGGTTGGGGTGTAATGACTAGCCACCGCAG TGGAGAGACGGAGGATACCTTCATTGCTGATCTTGCTGTTGGTTTGTCAACG GGACAAATCAAGACCGGAGCTCCCTGCAGATCAGAACGTCTTGCAAAGTACAACCAG CTCTTGAGAATTGAAGAGGAACTTGGTTCAGATGCTGTATATGCCGGAGCAAGCTTCCGCGCCCCTGTTGAACCGTACTAA
- the LOC101262270 gene encoding histone deacetylase HDT1 — protein sequence MEFWGAEVKSGQPLSVQPGDDMVLHLSQASLGEVKKDKASEPVCLSVTIDGKKLVLGTLSLDKLPQQQFDLVFDRDFELSHNWKNGSVYFFGYKAANPFEDEEDVDEVEDESDEEIPLSIANNGKTEAKASAKDSASTKQKVRVIEFTKVDKAEDQDESTDESADEDDSMMGEDEEGDSDEDQSDESEEETPKKAEPSRKRPADSAAKTPVPDKKTKFLTPQKTDGKKGAVHVATPHPSKQAGKTPGNKPNQTPKSGGSLACKTCNRTFGSENALESHSKAKHSAGK from the exons ATGGAATTTTGGG GTGCGGAGGTGAAAAGTGGACAACCTTTATCTGTACAGCCGGGAGATGACATGGTTTTGCATCTTTCACAG GCATCTCTTGGTGAGGTGAAAAAGGATAAAGCATCAGAACCTGTATGCTTGTCTGTAACTATTGATGGCAAGAAGCTTGTTCTTGGCACACTCAGCTTAGATAAGCTGCCTCAACAACAATTTGACCTGGTTTTTGATAGAGACTTTGAACTATCACACAACTGGAAAAATGGTAGCGTCTACTTTTTTGGATACAAGGCTGCCAACCCATTCGAGGA TGAGGAGGATGTAGATGAAGTTGAAGATG AGTCTGATGAGGAAATACCCCTTTCAATTGCAAACAATG GAAAGACTGAAGCCAAGGCTAGTGCAAAGGATTCTGCTTCAACTAAGCAGAAGGTGAGGGTTATAGAGTTTACTAAAGTTGACAAGGCGGAAGATCAAGATGAGAGCACTGATGAGTCTGCGGATGAAGATGATTCTATGATGGGGGAG GATGAAGAAGGTGATAGTGATGAAGATCAGTCTGATGAGAGTGAGGAGGAGACACCAAAGAAG GCTGAACCTAGTAGAAAGAGACCTGCAGATTCTGCTGCAAAAACACCTGTTCCTGATAAAAAGACAAAATTCTTAACTCCTCAAAAGACTG ATGGTAAGAAAGGTGCTGTTCATGTGGCAACCCCTCACCCCTCAAAACAGGCTGGTAAGACTCCTGGAAACAAGCCAAACCAGACTCCAAAATCTGGCGGATCACTTGCCTGCAAGACATGCAACAG GACTTTTGGTTCTGAAAATGCTCTGGAATCTCACTCGAAAGCTAAGCACAGCGCTGGAAAGTAA
- the CTR4 gene encoding CTR1-like protein kinase isoform X1: MEVPVRRSNYAILQQQPPYDEFNSDEKSKSRGDKGLYWDLIDRRKGTTPFQASIVLPTQSSEGSFAESSISGVSFGYMNAYSDVGGSLSKSWAQQTEESYQLQLTLALRISTEATCADDPNLLDYVPDESVSHASASSASVEAMSHRFWVNGSLSYFDKVPDGFYFIQGMDPYIWTVCSDLQESGRIPSIESLMAVDPSVVPSVEVILIDRQSDPRLKELQNRIHSMYRSCNTTKEVVDQLAKLVCNHMGGAASVGEGDFIPIWKECCNDLKDCLGCFVFPIGSLSVGLCRHRTLLFKVLADIIDLPCRIARGCKYCKESDAFSCLVRFGLDREYLVDLIRDPGCLYEPNSLLNGPSSISIPSPLRLPRFGQVEPAMDFTSFAKQYFSDCLSLNLAFDDSSAVDGDAGQTDRSSMDKSSAVPSSSNRDEVSRLPLPSINAWNKGCDKGSQLPAKYHPPNMSISMSQEKDLIHLKNVPPIRYVDAHLIAISEARTDTINDQRYFEGVGRLAPAKPSRGLVLDVEDLDIPWNDLVLKERIGAGSFGTVHRADWNGSDVAVKILMEQDFHAERYKEFLQEVAIMKRLRHPNIVLFMGAVTEPPNLSIVTEYLSRGSLYRLLHKPGAREVLDEKRRLCMAYDVAKGMNYLHKRKPPVVHRDLKSPNLLVDTKYTVKVCDFGLSRLKANTFLSSKSAAGTPEWMAPEVLRDEPSNEKSDIYSFGVILWELATLQQPWSNLNPPQVVAAVGFKGMRLEIPRDLNHPVTTIIEACWVNEPWKRPSFSTIMDMLKPLI, encoded by the exons ATGGAAGTACCTGTTAGACGTTCGAATTATGCAATATTACAGCAGCAACCACCATACGATGAGTTTAATTCAGATGAGAAGAGCAAAAGTAGAGGTGATAAGGGATTATATTGGGACTTGATTGATCGCCGAAAAGGTACGACGCCGTTTCAGGCCTCGATTGTGTTACCGACGCAGTCAAGTGAAGGTAGCTTTGCTGAAAGTTCCATTTCTGGAGTTTCATTTGGGTATATGAATGCTTATTCAGATGTTGGAGGTTCGTTGTCGAAAAGTTGGGCTCAACAGACGGAGGAGAGCTACCAGCTGCAGTTAACGTTAGCTCTGAGGATCTCTACTGAAGCAACCTGCGCTGATGATCCCAATTTATTGGATTATGTGCCAGATGAATCAGTATCCCATGCTTCAGCTTCATCTGCATCCGTGGAGGCAATGTCTCATAGATTCTGG GTAAATGGGAGCTTATCGTACTTTGACAAAGTCCCCGATggattttatttcattcaaggGATGGATCCATATATTTGGACAGTCTGCTCAGATCTGCAAGAAAGTGGTCGTATCCCATCAATTGAATCCTTGATGGCTGTTGATCCCTCTGTAGTACCATCAGTTGAAGTAATTTTGATTGATCGGCAAAGTGATCCCAGGTTAAAGGAACTACAAAATCGAATCCATAGCATGTATCGTAGTTGCAACACCACAAAAGAAGTGGTTGATCAGCTTGCAAAGTTGGTTTGCAATCACATGGG AGGCGCAGCTTCTGTCGGAGAAGGTGACTTCATTCCTATCTGGAAGGAGTGCTGTAATGACCTGAAGGATTGTCTAGGATGTTTTGTGTTTCCCATTGGTAGCCTTTCTGTTGGACTTTGTAGACATCGCACGTTGCTGTTTAAA GTTCTGGCGGACATCATTGATTTACCATGTCGAATTGCCAGAGGATGTAAATATTGTAAAGAATCCGATGCTTTCTCATGTCTAGTTCGGTTTGGCCTTGACAG GGAATACTTGGTTGATTTGATTCGGGATCCAGGATGTTTATATGAACCAAATTCATTGCTCAATGGTCCATCTTCCATCTCAATTCCTTCACCATTGCGCCTTCCGAGATTTGGACAAGTTGAACCTGCCATGGATTTCACGTCATTCGCTAAACAGTATTTTTCGGATTGTCTATCACTTAATCTGGCCTTTGATGATTCTTCAGCAG TTGATGGGGATGCTGGACAAACGGACAGAAGTTCCATGGATAAAAGCAGTGCAGTTCCTAGTTCAAGCAATCGTGATGAAGTTTCACGGCTACCTTTGCCTTCAATAAATGCATGGAACAAGGGATGTGATAAAGGCTCTCAACTTCCTGCAAAATATCATCCTCCAAATATGTCGATCTCAATGAGCCAGGAAAAGGATTTGATTCATTTGAAGAATGTCCCTCCAATTAGGTATGTAGATGCTCACCTGATTGCAATATCTGAGGCAAGGACAGATACCATTAATGACCAGAGGTACTTTGAGGGAGTAGGGAGACTTGCTCCTGCTAAACCAAGCCGAGGACTTGTTCTTGATGTAGAAGATCTGGATATTCCCTGGAATGATCTGGTTCTGAAGGAAAGAATTGGGGCAG GGTCTTTTGGGACTGTTCACCGTGCTGACTGGAATGGCTCT GATGTTGCTGTGAAAATTCTCATGGAACAGGATTTTCATGCTGAGCGATACAAGGAATTTTTGCAAGAG GTTGCAATTATGAAGCGGTTGCGACATCCAAATATAGTGCTTTTCATGGGTGCTGTTACTGAGCCACCAAACTTGTCGATAGTTACAGAATATTTATCAAG AGGTAGCCTATATAGGCTTCTTCATAAACCTGGTGCGAGAGAGGTATTGGATGAAAAACGTCGGTTGTGTATGGCTTACGATGTG GCAAAGGGGATGAATTATCTTCATAAACGCAAACCACCTGTTGTTCACAGAGATTTAAAATCTCCAAATCTTTTAGTGGATACAAAATATACAGTGAAG GTCTGTGATTTTGGTCTTTCTCGATTAAAAGCTAATACATTTTTGTCATCAAAGTCAGCTGCCGGGACT CCAGAATGGATGGCACCTGAAGTTCTCCGTGATGAGCCGTCAAATGAGAAATCTGATATATACAGCTTTGGTGTCATCTTGTGGGAGCTGGCAACGTTGCAACAACCTTGGAGTAATTTGAACCCACCACAG GTAGTAGCAGCTGTTGGCTTTAAGGGTATGAGGCTTGAAATTCCACGTGACTTGAATCATCCGGTGACAACTATTATTGAAGCTTGCTGGGTGAA TGAGCCGTGGAAACGCCCCTCTTTTTCTACTATCATGGATATGTTGAAACCGCTCATATAA
- the CTR4 gene encoding CTR1-like protein kinase codes for MEVPVRRSNYAILQQQPPYDEFNSDEKSKSRGDKGLYWDLIDRRKGTTPFQASIVLPTQSSEGSFAESSISGVSFGYMNAYSDVGGSLSKSWAQQTEESYQLQLTLALRISTEATCADDPNLLDYVPDESVSHASASSASVEAMSHRFWVNGSLSYFDKVPDGFYFIQGMDPYIWTVCSDLQESGRIPSIESLMAVDPSVVPSVEVILIDRQSDPRLKELQNRIHSMYRSCNTTKEVVDQLAKLVCNHMGGAASVGEGDFIPIWKECCNDLKDCLGCFVFPIGSLSVGLCRHRTLLFKVLADIIDLPCRIARGCKYCKESDAFSCLVRFGLDREYLVDLIRDPGCLYEPNSLLNGPSSISIPSPLRLPRFGQVEPAMDFTSFAKQYFSDCLSLNLAFDDSSAGTAVDGDAGQTDRSSMDKSSAVPSSSNRDEVSRLPLPSINAWNKGCDKGSQLPAKYHPPNMSISMSQEKDLIHLKNVPPIRYVDAHLIAISEARTDTINDQRYFEGVGRLAPAKPSRGLVLDVEDLDIPWNDLVLKERIGAGSFGTVHRADWNGSDVAVKILMEQDFHAERYKEFLQEVAIMKRLRHPNIVLFMGAVTEPPNLSIVTEYLSRGSLYRLLHKPGAREVLDEKRRLCMAYDVAKGMNYLHKRKPPVVHRDLKSPNLLVDTKYTVKVCDFGLSRLKANTFLSSKSAAGTPEWMAPEVLRDEPSNEKSDIYSFGVILWELATLQQPWSNLNPPQVVAAVGFKGMRLEIPRDLNHPVTTIIEACWVNEPWKRPSFSTIMDMLKPLI; via the exons ATGGAAGTACCTGTTAGACGTTCGAATTATGCAATATTACAGCAGCAACCACCATACGATGAGTTTAATTCAGATGAGAAGAGCAAAAGTAGAGGTGATAAGGGATTATATTGGGACTTGATTGATCGCCGAAAAGGTACGACGCCGTTTCAGGCCTCGATTGTGTTACCGACGCAGTCAAGTGAAGGTAGCTTTGCTGAAAGTTCCATTTCTGGAGTTTCATTTGGGTATATGAATGCTTATTCAGATGTTGGAGGTTCGTTGTCGAAAAGTTGGGCTCAACAGACGGAGGAGAGCTACCAGCTGCAGTTAACGTTAGCTCTGAGGATCTCTACTGAAGCAACCTGCGCTGATGATCCCAATTTATTGGATTATGTGCCAGATGAATCAGTATCCCATGCTTCAGCTTCATCTGCATCCGTGGAGGCAATGTCTCATAGATTCTGG GTAAATGGGAGCTTATCGTACTTTGACAAAGTCCCCGATggattttatttcattcaaggGATGGATCCATATATTTGGACAGTCTGCTCAGATCTGCAAGAAAGTGGTCGTATCCCATCAATTGAATCCTTGATGGCTGTTGATCCCTCTGTAGTACCATCAGTTGAAGTAATTTTGATTGATCGGCAAAGTGATCCCAGGTTAAAGGAACTACAAAATCGAATCCATAGCATGTATCGTAGTTGCAACACCACAAAAGAAGTGGTTGATCAGCTTGCAAAGTTGGTTTGCAATCACATGGG AGGCGCAGCTTCTGTCGGAGAAGGTGACTTCATTCCTATCTGGAAGGAGTGCTGTAATGACCTGAAGGATTGTCTAGGATGTTTTGTGTTTCCCATTGGTAGCCTTTCTGTTGGACTTTGTAGACATCGCACGTTGCTGTTTAAA GTTCTGGCGGACATCATTGATTTACCATGTCGAATTGCCAGAGGATGTAAATATTGTAAAGAATCCGATGCTTTCTCATGTCTAGTTCGGTTTGGCCTTGACAG GGAATACTTGGTTGATTTGATTCGGGATCCAGGATGTTTATATGAACCAAATTCATTGCTCAATGGTCCATCTTCCATCTCAATTCCTTCACCATTGCGCCTTCCGAGATTTGGACAAGTTGAACCTGCCATGGATTTCACGTCATTCGCTAAACAGTATTTTTCGGATTGTCTATCACTTAATCTGGCCTTTGATGATTCTTCAGCAG GAACTGCAGTTGATGGGGATGCTGGACAAACGGACAGAAGTTCCATGGATAAAAGCAGTGCAGTTCCTAGTTCAAGCAATCGTGATGAAGTTTCACGGCTACCTTTGCCTTCAATAAATGCATGGAACAAGGGATGTGATAAAGGCTCTCAACTTCCTGCAAAATATCATCCTCCAAATATGTCGATCTCAATGAGCCAGGAAAAGGATTTGATTCATTTGAAGAATGTCCCTCCAATTAGGTATGTAGATGCTCACCTGATTGCAATATCTGAGGCAAGGACAGATACCATTAATGACCAGAGGTACTTTGAGGGAGTAGGGAGACTTGCTCCTGCTAAACCAAGCCGAGGACTTGTTCTTGATGTAGAAGATCTGGATATTCCCTGGAATGATCTGGTTCTGAAGGAAAGAATTGGGGCAG GGTCTTTTGGGACTGTTCACCGTGCTGACTGGAATGGCTCT GATGTTGCTGTGAAAATTCTCATGGAACAGGATTTTCATGCTGAGCGATACAAGGAATTTTTGCAAGAG GTTGCAATTATGAAGCGGTTGCGACATCCAAATATAGTGCTTTTCATGGGTGCTGTTACTGAGCCACCAAACTTGTCGATAGTTACAGAATATTTATCAAG AGGTAGCCTATATAGGCTTCTTCATAAACCTGGTGCGAGAGAGGTATTGGATGAAAAACGTCGGTTGTGTATGGCTTACGATGTG GCAAAGGGGATGAATTATCTTCATAAACGCAAACCACCTGTTGTTCACAGAGATTTAAAATCTCCAAATCTTTTAGTGGATACAAAATATACAGTGAAG GTCTGTGATTTTGGTCTTTCTCGATTAAAAGCTAATACATTTTTGTCATCAAAGTCAGCTGCCGGGACT CCAGAATGGATGGCACCTGAAGTTCTCCGTGATGAGCCGTCAAATGAGAAATCTGATATATACAGCTTTGGTGTCATCTTGTGGGAGCTGGCAACGTTGCAACAACCTTGGAGTAATTTGAACCCACCACAG GTAGTAGCAGCTGTTGGCTTTAAGGGTATGAGGCTTGAAATTCCACGTGACTTGAATCATCCGGTGACAACTATTATTGAAGCTTGCTGGGTGAA TGAGCCGTGGAAACGCCCCTCTTTTTCTACTATCATGGATATGTTGAAACCGCTCATATAA